A stretch of the Desulfobacter sp. genome encodes the following:
- the ligA gene encoding NAD-dependent DNA ligase LigA: MNQDQLKLEACKLQKELTEHSYRYHVLDDPVIDDETYDLMLKRLVEIETAHPELKVSDSPTLRVGAPPLKSFKTAPHSLPMLSLDNAFSNEDILAFHQRNLKALNLDRMIYTVEPKLDGVAVELTYENGVLVLATTRGDGINGEVITDNIRTIDKIPLRLTHAQAPVPKFIEVRGEVIITQADFIRLNQTRINQGESAFANPRNAAAGSLRQLDSRVTAKRPLDIFVYGVGLARGIEFSSQSQILGRLEQFGFPVNPHVQKKIDIKGVIQAFGHLESIRPDLDYEIDGMVIKIEDLVLQKALGEKIKSPRWAIACKFAAMEKVTRINDIIIQVGRTGVLTPVALLEPVNIGGVMVSRATLHNADEIKRKDIRINDKALVTRAGDVIPKVVKIFDQERKGNEQGFTMPETCPVCGSAVQRQKDETAVKCVNAGCLAQLKERIRHFVSKKGLDVDGLGKKIVEQLVDENMVNSFADLFKLEADQVAGLDRMGEKSANNLLAAVEKGKSVSLARFIFALGIDHTGENAARLLSKQFKDLDALMGASKADIIAIHGMGEKTAAAVTDFFSVMENKILVKEMILAGLRPVNDLFFEKQPQDHPFSNKTIVITGTLSQFSRSQAKEKLLGAGAKVTSSVSSKTDYLLVGKDGGSKLEKAKALGIRILDETGFMEIMDSVNPS, translated from the coding sequence ATGAATCAAGACCAGCTTAAATTAGAAGCTTGTAAACTGCAAAAAGAACTGACAGAACACAGTTATCGTTACCATGTGCTTGACGATCCTGTGATTGATGATGAGACCTATGATCTGATGCTCAAACGGCTGGTGGAGATCGAAACCGCTCACCCGGAACTCAAGGTTTCGGATTCTCCCACATTAAGGGTAGGGGCCCCGCCTTTAAAATCTTTTAAAACCGCTCCCCATTCCCTGCCCATGCTCAGTCTGGATAATGCCTTTTCCAATGAAGATATTCTGGCCTTTCACCAGAGAAATTTAAAGGCCTTGAACCTGGACCGGATGATATACACGGTTGAACCCAAACTTGACGGGGTGGCTGTTGAACTGACCTATGAAAACGGGGTCTTGGTCCTTGCCACCACAAGGGGAGACGGCATAAACGGTGAAGTTATTACCGACAATATCAGAACCATTGACAAAATTCCCTTACGATTGACCCATGCGCAGGCCCCTGTTCCCAAATTTATAGAAGTCAGAGGGGAGGTCATCATTACCCAGGCGGATTTTATCCGCCTGAACCAGACCCGGATCAACCAGGGCGAATCTGCCTTTGCAAACCCGAGAAATGCAGCTGCAGGATCACTACGCCAGCTGGATTCCAGAGTCACGGCCAAAAGACCCTTGGATATTTTTGTTTACGGGGTGGGGCTGGCCCGTGGGATAGAATTTTCTTCCCAGTCCCAGATTCTCGGCCGGCTTGAACAATTTGGATTTCCCGTGAATCCTCATGTTCAAAAAAAGATTGATATCAAAGGGGTGATCCAGGCCTTTGGGCATCTTGAATCCATTCGGCCCGATCTGGATTACGAAATTGACGGTATGGTGATCAAAATAGAAGACCTGGTCCTTCAAAAGGCCCTGGGTGAAAAGATCAAAAGCCCGAGATGGGCCATTGCCTGCAAATTTGCTGCCATGGAAAAAGTCACCCGGATCAATGATATTATCATCCAGGTGGGCAGAACAGGGGTTTTAACGCCGGTGGCCCTGCTGGAACCTGTTAATATCGGTGGGGTCATGGTCTCCAGAGCCACCCTTCACAATGCAGATGAAATCAAGCGCAAGGATATCCGTATCAATGACAAGGCCCTTGTGACCCGGGCAGGGGATGTGATTCCAAAGGTGGTCAAGATATTTGACCAGGAACGCAAGGGAAATGAGCAAGGCTTTACCATGCCCGAGACCTGTCCTGTCTGCGGCTCTGCCGTGCAACGGCAAAAGGATGAAACCGCCGTCAAATGTGTGAATGCTGGCTGTCTGGCCCAGCTCAAAGAACGGATCCGGCATTTTGTTTCCAAAAAAGGGTTGGATGTGGACGGGTTGGGCAAAAAAATTGTTGAGCAATTGGTGGATGAAAACATGGTGAATTCCTTTGCCGACTTGTTTAAACTGGAGGCTGACCAGGTTGCTGGATTAGACCGGATGGGAGAAAAATCTGCAAACAATCTTCTGGCGGCCGTGGAAAAGGGGAAATCCGTTTCCCTTGCCCGGTTTATCTTTGCCCTGGGCATTGATCACACCGGTGAAAATGCCGCCCGCCTGCTTTCCAAACAATTTAAAGACCTGGACGCGCTGATGGGGGCATCCAAGGCAGATATTATTGCTATTCACGGCATGGGAGAAAAGACCGCCGCAGCTGTGACGGATTTTTTTAGCGTGATGGAAAATAAAATTTTGGTCAAGGAGATGATACTTGCGGGTCTGAGGCCGGTCAATGACCTGTTTTTTGAAAAACAGCCCCAAGACCATCCATTTTCCAATAAAACGATTGTAATCACGGGGACCTTAAGCCAATTTTCCCGGTCCCAGGCCAAGGAAAAACTGCTTGGGGCGGGGGCAAAAGTGACTTCCAGTGTCTCTTCTAAAA